A genomic segment from Lucilia cuprina isolate Lc7/37 unplaced genomic scaffold, ASM2204524v1 Scaffold_970, whole genome shotgun sequence encodes:
- the LOC124421090 gene encoding histone H4, with product MTGRGKGGKGLGKGGAKRHRKVLRDNIQGITKPAIRRLARRGGVKRISGLIYEETRGVLKVFLENVIRDAVTYTEHAKRKTVTAMDVVYALKRQGRTLYGFGG from the coding sequence ATGACTGGTCGTGGTAAAGGTGGTAAAGGCTTGGGAAAAGGTGGCGCTAAACGTCATCGTAAAGTGTTGCGTGATAACATCCAAGGTATTACCAAGCCAGCTATTAGACGTTTGGCTCGTCGTGGTGGTGTAAAACGTATTTCTGGTTTGATTTACGAAGAAACCCGTGGTGTCTTGAAGGTGTTTTTGGAAAATGTCATCCGTGATGCCGTCACCTATACTGAACATGCCAAGAGGAAAACCGTCACCGCTATGGATGTTGTCTATGCTTTGAAGAGACAAGGTCGCACTTTGTACGGTTTCGGCGGTTAA